A stretch of the Bordetella genomosp. 8 genome encodes the following:
- the hyi gene encoding hydroxypyruvate isomerase: MPRFAANLTMLFTELPFMQRFEAAAQAGFEAVEYLFPYPFEKQELAAALNANGLAQVLHNLPAGDWDAGERGIACHPNREAEFRAGVGRAIEYATVLRSPQVNCLAGKLPDGVNRQDARTTLVENLRYAARELEKAGLKLLIEPVNSFDIPGFFLTRTDQALTLLDEVGSDNLRIQYDIYHAQRMEGELGNTLSTHLSRIGHIQLADNPGRGEPGTGEINYHWLLRHIDAIGYTGWIGCEYKPRATTIEGLGWRSSAGMTTG; this comes from the coding sequence ATGCCGCGTTTCGCTGCCAACCTGACCATGCTTTTCACCGAGCTGCCTTTCATGCAGCGCTTCGAAGCCGCGGCGCAAGCGGGCTTCGAAGCGGTGGAGTATCTCTTTCCCTATCCGTTCGAGAAACAGGAGCTGGCCGCAGCGCTGAACGCCAACGGCTTGGCCCAGGTGCTGCACAACCTGCCAGCGGGCGATTGGGACGCCGGCGAACGCGGCATCGCCTGCCATCCCAACCGCGAGGCCGAGTTCCGCGCGGGCGTGGGCCGCGCCATCGAGTACGCGACCGTGCTGCGAAGTCCGCAGGTGAACTGCCTGGCCGGCAAACTACCTGATGGCGTAAACCGTCAGGATGCGCGCACGACGCTGGTCGAGAACCTGCGCTACGCGGCGCGCGAGTTGGAAAAGGCCGGCCTCAAGCTGCTGATCGAGCCGGTCAATAGTTTCGATATCCCGGGATTTTTCCTTACCCGCACCGATCAGGCGCTGACGCTGTTGGACGAGGTGGGTTCCGACAATCTGCGCATCCAGTACGACATCTACCATGCGCAACGGATGGAAGGCGAACTGGGCAATACCCTGAGCACGCACCTGTCGCGCATCGGCCACATCCAGCTGGCCGACAACCCCGGACGGGGCGAACCTGGCACGGGCGAGATCAACTACCACTGGCTGCTTCGCCACATCGACGCCATCGGCTATACGGGTTGGATAGGCTGCGAGTACAAGCCACGCGCGACCACGATCGAGGGGTTGGGGTGGCGTTCGTCCGCCGGCATGACTACAGGTTGA